In one Oryza glaberrima chromosome 2, OglaRS2, whole genome shotgun sequence genomic region, the following are encoded:
- the LOC127764438 gene encoding very-long-chain aldehyde decarbonylase GL1-2, translating into MAAPPLSSWPWASLGSYKYVLYGAVVWKVAEEWRQQGAAPVGSWWLHLLLLFAARGFTYQFWFSYGNMLFFTRRRRVVPDSVDFRQVDAEWDWDNFLLLQTLIGATLVGSPAVARQQLLLPSLKQAWDPRGWAIALLLHVLVAEPLFYWAHRALHRAPLFSRYHAAHHHASVTTPLTAGFGTPLESLLLTVVMGVPLAGAFLMGVGSVGLVYGHVLLFDFLRSMGYSNVEVISPRVFQAVPLLRYLIYTPTYLSLHHREKDSNFCLFMPVFDLLGGTLNHMSWELQKEVYLGKNDQAPDFVFLAHVVDIMASMHVPFVLRSCSSTPFANHFVLLPFWPVAFGFMLLMWCCSKTFLVSSYRLRGNLHQMWTVPRYGFQYFIPAAKKGINEQIELAILRADRMGVKVLSLAALNKNEALNGGGTLFVNKHPELRVRVVHGNTLTAAVILNEIPSNVKDVFLTGATSKLGRAIALYLCRKKIRVLMLTLSSERFLKIQREAPAEFQQYLVQVTKYQPAQNCKTWLVGKWLSPREQRWAPAGTHFHQFVVPPIIGFRRDCTYGKLAAMRLPKDVQGLGYCEYTMERGVVHACHAGGVVHFLEGWEHHEVGAIDVDRIDVVWKAALKHGLTPA; encoded by the exons ATGGCTGCTCCTCCTCTCTCGTCGTGGCCATGGGCAAGCCTCGGCTCGTACAAG TATGTGTTGTACGGGGCGGTGGTGTGGAAGGTGGCGGAGGAGTGGAGGCAGCaaggggcggcgccggtggggtcGTGGTGGctccacctgctgctgctgttcgcCGCCCGCGGGTTCACCTACCAGTTCTGGTTCTCCTACGGCAACATGCTCTTcttcacccgccgccgccgcgtcgtccccgACTCCGTCGACTTCCGCCAGGTCGACGCCGAATGGGACTG ggATAACTTTCTGCTGCTGCAGACGCTGATAGGGGCAACGTTGGTGGGGagcccggcggtggcgcggcagcagctgctgctcccAAGCCTGAAGcaagcgtgggacccacgcgggtGGGCCAtcgcgctgctgctgcatgtGTTGGTCGCTGAGCCGCTCTTTTACTGGGCCCACCGGGCCCTGCACCGGGCCCCACTCTTCAGCCGCTACCACGCCGCTCACCACCACGCCTCGGTCACCACACCCTTGACAG CTGGATTTGGGACGCCACTGGAGAGCCTGCTGCTGACGGTGGTGATGGGGGTCCCACTCGCAGGGGCCTTTCTGATGGGGGTAGGGTCCGTGGGCCTGGTCTATGGACACGTCCTTTTGTTTGACTTCTTGAGGTCCATGGGCTACAGTAACGTGGAGGTGATATCCCCTAGGGTCTTCCAGGCTGTTCCTCTTCTCAGATACCTCATCTACACCCCTAC GTACCTGAGCCTGCACCACAGGGAGAAGGACTCAAACTTCTGCCTGTTCATGCCTGTTTTTGATCTCCTGGGGGGCACCCTCAACCACATGTCATGGGAGCTGCAAAAGGAGGTCTACTTAG GCAAGAACGATCAGGCGCCGGACTTCGTGTTCCTGGCACACGTGGTGGACATCATGGCGTCGATGCACGTGCCGTTCGTGCTCCGGTCGTGCAGCTCGACGCCGTTCGCCAACCACTTCGTCCTCCTCCCATTTTGGCCGGTCGCCTTCGGCTTCATGCTGCTCATGTGGTGCTGCTCCAAGACCTTCCTCGTCAGCTCCTACCGCCTCCGCGGCAACCTCCACCAGATGTGGACTGTCCCCCGATATGGGTTTCAG TACTTCATACCGGCGGCGAAGAAAGGCATCAACGAGCAGATCGAGCTGGCCATTCTGCGTGCAGATCGGATGGGCGTCAAGGTGCTCAGCCTCGCCGCTCTCAATAAG AACGAGGCACTGAATGGAGGTGGCACGCTGTTCGTGAACAAGCACCCGGAGCTGAGGGTGAGGGTGGTGCACGGCAACACCCTGACGGCGGCCGTGATCCTCAACGAGATCCCCAGCAACGTCAAGGACGTCTTCCTCACCGGCGCCACCTCCAAGCTCGGCAGAGCCATCGCCCTCTACCTCTGCAGAAAAAAGATCAGAGTCCTG ATGTTGACATTGTCGTCGGAGAGGTTTCTGAAGATTCAGAGGGAAGCACCGGCAGAGTTCCAGCAGTACCTCGTGCAGGTCACCAAGTACCAGCCTGCACAAAACTGCAAG ACGTGGCTGGTGGGGAAGTGGCTGTCGCCGAGGGAGCAGAGGTGGGCGCCGGCGGGGACACACTTCCACCAGTTCGTGGTGCCGCCGATCATCGGGTTCCGGCGAGACTGCACCTACGGCAAGCTCGCCGCCATGAGGCTCCCCAAGGACGTCCAGGGCCTCGGCTACTGcgag TACACGATGGAGCGCGGGGTGGTGCACGCGTgccacgccggcggcgtggtgcaCTTCCTGGAAGGGTGGGAGCACCACGAGGTGGGCGCCATCGACGTCGACCGGATCGACGTCGTCTGGAAGGCGGCGCTCAAGCACGGCCTCACGCCGGcgtga